In Onychostoma macrolepis isolate SWU-2019 chromosome 12, ASM1243209v1, whole genome shotgun sequence, a single window of DNA contains:
- the sh2d4bb gene encoding SH2 domain-containing protein 4B — MMQQILQDMYIEPDLLAELSEEQKQILFYKIREEQVRRWNERERRDPSHTVKKKSDRRGIQWLLGSDGEVWIWVMGEAPGDKPFEDIVEELMEERARKQAQRETQELRRVKEAEIEKKFRDAMAKEKARFVAEKWKEETDDRKAAKQEEEEDRIREELKKCEEEERQRGEEEIRRMEERRAKELYISLKQEEKRSERDDKEWQEQLRRSKAADEEMKCKARRARDEYKRQSLRAIEKGLVAGLSGLFHKTHLNGSGHNRRHGTVIEHPTLPAEASHSPAASSGQLTSGHYRRRQHRRYSSPVTQSLAECPVWIRPPRPNSRESIVCWFKEEQRPRRAGYERSSNTIAPWFHGIISRQESEALLANAAEGCFLVRVSERIWGYTLSYRTTLGFKHFLIDASGDYYSFLGVDQNRHATLADLIDFHKEEVITTSGGELLQDPCRPRSSTADYGELFL, encoded by the exons ATGATGCAGCAGATTCTTCAGGATATGTATATAGAGCCTGACCTGTTGGCAGAACTCAGCGAAGAGCAGAAACAGATCCTCTTCTACAAGATTCGGGAGGAGCAGGTGCGACGCTGGAATGAGAGGGAGAGAAGAGATCCAAGCCATACTGTGAAAAAGAAGA GCGACCGCAGAGGCATTCAGTGGCTTCTGGGCTCAGATGGAGAGGTGTGGATATGGGTAATGGGGGAGGCCCCAGGGGACAAGCCCTTTGAAGACATTGTGGAAGAACTGATGGAGGAGAGAGCCAGGAAGCAGGCCCAGCGAGAGACGCAGGAACTCCG GCGTGTGAAGGAGGCAGAGATTGAAAAGAAGTTTCGAGATGCCATGGCGAAGGAAAAGGCTCGCTTCGTGGCAGAAAAATGGAAGGAGGAGACGGATGACAGAAAGGCAGCCAAgcaggaagaagaggaagatcGCATTAGAGAGGAACTGAAG AAATGTGAGGaggaagagagacagagaggcgAGGAAGAAATCCGCCGAatggaggagaggagagcaaaGGAGCTGTACATCTCTCTGAAGCAGGAGGAAAAGAGGAGCGAGAGAGATGACAAAGAATGGCAGGAACAAT TGCGACGCTCCAAGGCAGCAGATGAGGAGATGAAGTGCAAGGCACGGCGGGCTAGAGATGAATACAAGCGCCAGTCTCTGCGGGCTATCGAGAAGGGCCTGGTGGCTGGACTTAGTGGCCTGTTCCATAAGACACACCTGAACGGATCGGGTCACAACCGACGGCACGGCACGGTCATTGAACATCCGACCCTTCCAGCTGAGGCCAGCCATTCACCTGCAGCTAGTTCTGGTCAACTTACCTCAGGCCATTACAGGCGCAGACAACACCGACGTTACAGCAGTCCAGTCACACAGTCGCTCGCAGAATG CCCAGTCTGGATTCGTCCACCCAGGCCGAACTCTCGTGAATCCATCGTCTGCTGGTTTAAAGAGGAGCAGAGACCGAGACGAGCGGGATATGAGCGAAGTAGCAACACCATCGCGCCCTGGTTCCACG GAATAATATCACGGCAGGAGTCAGAGGCTTTGCTTGCGAATGCGGCAGAGGGCTGTTTCTTGGTCAGAGTGAGCGAGCGGATCTGGGGCTACACGCTGTCCTACCGCACCACCTTGGGCTTCAAGCACTTCCTCATCGATGCATCGGGTGACTATTACAGCTTCCTAGGTGTAGACCAGAACCGTCACGCCACCTTAGCTGACCTCATCGACTTCCATAAG GAGGAAGTGATCACGACGTCTGGAGGAGAACTACTCCAGGATCCCTGCAGGCCGAGAAGCTCCACGGCTGACTATGGAGAGCTTTTTCTATGA